The Motacilla alba alba isolate MOTALB_02 chromosome 22, Motacilla_alba_V1.0_pri, whole genome shotgun sequence genome has a window encoding:
- the GNRH1 gene encoding progonadoliberin-1: MEQSRRMVATVLLCVLSVGLGLAQHWSYGLQPGGKRSAQVLLGPFQEIPNEMEKLEEVQQSECPGLYQSSRIRDLKEAMERLVEGEGRRKKV; the protein is encoded by the exons ATGGAGCAGTCCAGGAGGATGGTGGCCACTGTCCTGCTGTGCGTGCTGTCCGTGGGGCTGGGCCTGGCTCAGCACTGGTCCTATGGCCTCCAGCCAGGGGGCAAGAGGAGCGCCCAGGTCCTGCTGGGACCATTCCAGGAG ATTccaaatgaaatggaaaaattagaGGAGGTGCAGCAGAGTGAGTGCCCAGGCTTGTACCAGAGTTCCAGGATCAGGGATCTGAAGGAAGCCATG GAGAGGCTGGTGGAgggagaaggcagaagaaagaaggtttaa
- the KCTD9 gene encoding BTB/POZ domain-containing protein KCTD9, producing MRRVTLFVNGSARNGKVVAVYGTLSDLLSVASSKLGIKATSVYNGKGGLIDDIALIRDDDVLFVCEGEPFIDPQTDGRAQEELTGSHTDWLTLNVGGRYFTTTRSTLVNKEPDSMLAHMFKDKDAWGNKQDPRGAFLIDRSPEYFEPILNYLRHGQLIVNDGINLLGVLEEARFFGIDSLIEHLEVAIKNSQPAEDHSPISRKEFVRFLLATPTKSELRCQGLNFSGADLSRLDLRYINFKMANLSRCNLAHANLCCANLERADLSGSVLDCANLQGVKMLCSNAEGASLKGCNFEDPSGLKANLEGANLKGVDMEGSQMTGINLRVATLKNAKLKNCNLRGATLAGTDLENCDLSGCDLQEANLRGSNVKGAIFEEMLTPLHMSQSVR from the exons ATGAGGCGGGTGACGCTGTTCGTCAACGGCAGCGCCCGCAACGGGAAG GTCGTGGCTGTGTATGGGACTCTCTCAGAtttgctctctgtggccagcAGCAAGCTTGGGATAAAAGCCACCAGCGTTTACAACGGGAAAGGGGGGCTCATTGATGATATTGCTTTGATTAG ggatgatgatgttttgtttgtctgtgaAGGGGAGCCCTTCATTG ATCCTCAGACTGATGGGAGAGCTCAGGAGGAGCTGACAGGGTCCCACACAGACTGGCTGACTCTCAACGTGGGAGGCAGATATTTCACCACCACCCG gagcaCTTTGGTTAACAAAGAACCTGACAGTATGTTGGCACACATGTTCAAAGACAAAG ATGCTTGGGGGAATAAGCAAGATCCTAGAGGAGCTTTCCTCATTGACCGCAGTCCCGAGTATTTTGAGCCCATTTTGAACTATTTGCGTCACGGACAGCTCATTGTAAATGATGGCATTAATTTGCTAG GGGTTCTGGAAGAAGCCAGGTTTTTTGGGATCGACTCCCTCATTGAACACCTGGAGGTTGCTATTAAG aaCTCGCAGCCGGCCGAGGATCACTCTCCCATCTCTCGCAAGGAGTTCGTGCGGTTCCTGCTGGCCACGCCCACCAAGTCCGAGCTGCGCTGTCAG GGGCTGAATTTCAGTGGAGCTGACCTTTCCCGCCTGGACCTTCGCTACATCAACTTCAAGATGGCCAATCTGAGCCGCTGCAACCTGGCCCACGCCAACCTGTGCTGTGCCAACCTGGAGAGAGCCGACCTCTCTGGATCCGTGCTGGAT TGTGCAAACCTGCAGGGGGTGAAGATGTTGTGTTCCAACGCAGAGGGAGCATCCCTGAAGGGCTGCAACTTTGAAGATCCATCAGGCCTTAAAGCTAATTTGGAAG GTGCCAACCTGAAGGGTGTGGACATGGAGGGCAGTCAGATGACCGGGATTAACCTGCGCGTGGCCACGCTGAAGAACGCCAAGCTCAAGAACTGCAACCTCCGGGGAGCCACGCTGGCAGGGACTGACCTGGAG AATTGTGATCTGTCAGGTTGTGACCTACAAGAAGCAAATTTGAGGGGATCCAACGTGAAAGGAGCCATCTTTGAGGAGATGCTGACACCCCTGCACATGTCCCAGAGTGTCAGATAG
- the CDCA2 gene encoding cell division cycle-associated protein 2 isoform X2, with protein sequence MFGGSKTPLKVKGNEQKEEASLPLSRAQKSCKVTKPRVIRAAKKENFTDGNQTRSPKRALKCPRGPEENVCPPQGAAGGWQLPGGCSGALRRDVLTEPPLPLHVKEHLSSSRAAPLGNDFRTPERDKAEGKPDFGLSEQRQKPVDFAAVISAECGTAQESFGTRPTGTSPTPLKFRRRSTIGLRGSPENNTLIRYLAQQRSSRQKEAFTQISPFKPANVRSLKDKINTFQASFESLQEAEGEPGLSHLGEPSQQGGASQNKAPFNKEPNLEQQSGKFMSGNRGAALKENLRENGTRSSRSELRICSILSPRGAVTVTDPAAAQEWVYEQQNPNKPLDTAVAGDTLEAGHVSQLCACSAGDSREHGGSGDAVAELSTREAGAVPGSPASSDLSQSSSLLRSILKKTPARELVASPRAESVLAPRMSLQEYLDSAVDGGGDEPAAVSNCVKASEALQTERTDSQSSKTPKKKKVTFGEVLSPEIFDQSLPANTPLRRGASPGCPQGQSPWARPGLSEEPLPLLDFGWDDEGVEPLPEFPEGSVAAESPSAVDSAEVSETDKPDVITAHSAKRKQCRAMTQEPDWSSSGAMNTDNDKDTKDPRRSKIQRQRNPTTAAPKKSQKKTRPSYGKRRKKKVKKSLYGEREMASKKPLLSPIPEIPEVFSSVASPSSPKADALSTEGASVGDAKRRDACRDAPQEPQAGRMRGKGLCDAALCPSPGLLEEAAAPSSGPGDAEVPGSLKPAPGAAPEKGEETSCEKEAKESSSLTEKEESQASLTGLEILERQDVQEGAQRAKCPQKDSVRPDLARRRRRRSSSAFYFPPVENLGITGADLPVCSYNVEEVLSVPRAKEGSLQACRRRSSASAEVRVRRSMRLSKDAATKGLAWIQLPTEIPQQPPLPAAPRARRSISTPILAGSENIHPREQNLLPLPAPGKENEDSAPLAGPGRRWRRRSVCEATAQETPWAPTQRRRSTNSVCGKDRSEQKHLEAAEILELRLKDVSGISDCLK encoded by the exons ATGTTCGGAGGATCTAAAACTCCCCTGAAAGTTAAAGGAAATGAACAGAAGGAAGAGGCCTCTCTCCCTCTGTCAAGAGCCCAGAAGAGCTGCAAAGTGACCAAACCCCGAGTCATCAGAGCAGCCAAGAAGGAGAATTTCACTGACGGGAACCAGACACGGTCACCAAAACGTGCCCTGAAGTGCCCCAGAGGCCCCGAGGAGAATGTGTGTCCCCcccagggggctgctgggggctggcagctccctgggggctgctctggggcactCAGGAGGGATGTGCTCACTGAGCCCCCCCTGCCTTTGCACGTGAAGGAACATTTGTCCAGCAGCCGAGCTGCTCCCTTGGGAAATGACTTCCGCACTCCTGAGAGGGACAAAGCGGAAGGAAAACCTGATTTTGGACTGTCTGAACAGAGGCAAAAGCCCGTTGACTTTGCTGCTGTGATAAGTGCTGAGTGTGGGACTGCTCAGGAGAGCTTTGGAACACGACCCACAG GGACTTCCCCAACTCCTCTGAAGTTTAGGAGAAGATCAACCATCGGGCTGAGGGGGTCGCCAGAAAACAACACCCTGATCCGCTACCTGgcccagcagaggagcagcaggcagaaagaaGCTTTCACCCAG ATCAGCCCTTTTAAACCTGCGAATGTGAGGTCGCTGAAGGACAAGATCAACACTTTCCAAGCCTCCTTTGAATCTCTGCAAGAGGCTGAGGGGGAGCCCGGGCTCTCACACCTGGGGGAGCCTTCCCAGCAAGGAGGTGCCT CTCAGAACAAAGCACCTTTTAACAAAGAGCCaaacctggagcagcagagtggAAAGTTCATGTCGGGCaacagaggagctgctctgaaagaaaatttaagagaaaatgggaccaggagcagcaggagtgagCTCAGGATCTGCAGCATCTTGTCCCCACGAGGAGCTGTGACTGTCActgaccctgctgctgcacag GAATGGGTTTATGAGCAGCAAAATCCTAATAAACCCTTGGACACTGCTGTAGCTGGAGACACCCTGGAAGCAGGCCACG tgtcccagctgtgtgcttGCTCTGCAGGGGACAGCCGGGAGCACGGTGGCTCTGGAGATGCTGTCGCAGAGCTCAGCACGAGggaggctggggctgtccctgggagccctgccagcagcgacctgtcccagagcagctccctgctgagaTCCATCCTGAAGAAAACCCCGGCCAGGGAGCTCGtggccagccccagggctgagtCAGTGCTCGCACCGAGGATGAGCTTGCAG GAATACTTAGACAGTGCCGTTGATGGAGGAGGAGATGAACCTGCTGCGGTCTCCAATTGTGTAAAAGCCTCTGAAGCATTGCAAACAG AGAGAACTGACAGTCAGAGCTCCAAAAcaccaaagaagaaaaaagtgactTTTGGGGAAGTTCTGAGCCCCGAAATCTTTGACCAGAGCCTGCCTGCCAATACCCCCTTGCGCAGAGGAGcctccccagggtgtccccaagggcAGAGCCCCTGGGCAAGGCCGGGCCTCTCCGAGGAGCCTTTGCCCCTCCTGGATTTTGGTTGGGATGAT GAAGGTGTTGAGCCTCTCCCGGAATTCCCGGAAGGTTCTGTTGCTGCAGAATCCCCTTCAGCTGTTGACAGTGCAGAAG taTCAGAGACTGACAAACCTGATGTGATAACAGCTCATTCTGCTAAGAGGAAG CAGTGCAGGGCCATGACACAGGAGCCTgactggagcagctctggagccatGAACACTGATAACGACAAAGACACTAAAGATCCAAGAAGGAGCAAGATTCAGAGACAGAGGAACCcaaccacagctgctcccaagaAGAGCCAG aaaaaaacccgCCCAAGCtatgggaaaagaagaaagaaaaaagtcaagAAATCTTTGTATGGGGAAAGAGAAATGGCTTCAAAGAAACCCCTTCTCAGCCCTATCCCTGAAATCCCAGAGGTTTTCTCTTCTGTGGCATCTCCAAGCTCACCAAAGGCAGATGCACTTTCTACAG AGGGTGCAAGTGTGGGTGATGCCAAACGCAGGGATGCCTGCAGGGACGctccccaggagccacaggctgGAAGGATGCGTGGGAAGGGGCTCTGTGACGCTGCTCTGTGCCCAagccctgggctcctggaggaggcagcagcccccagctctgggcCTGGAGACGCCGAGGTGCCGGGGAGCCTGAAGCCCGCTCCTGGCGCTGCTCCTGAG AAAGGTGAAGAGACTTCAtgtgaaaaagaagcaaaagaaagcagttccttgacagaaaaggaagaatcaCAAGCAAGTCTAACTGGGCTGGAAATTCTGGAACGACAGGACGTGCAGGAGGGTGCCCAGAGAGCCAAGTGTCCTCAAAAGGATTCTGTCAGACCTGATCTggcaaggaggagaagaagaagaagcagcagtgcCTTCTACTTCCCTCCTGTTGAAAACTTGGGAATAACTGGGGCTGATCTTCCAGTTTGCTCTTACAACGTGGAGGAAGTTTTATCAGTCCCCCGGGCAAAGGAGGGGTCCCTGCAggcctgcaggaggaggagcagtgccagtgctgagGTCAGGGTGAGGCGCAGCATGAGGCTGAGCAAGGATGCAGCCACTAAGGGCCTTGCATGGATTCAGCTTCCCACTGAGattccccagcagcctcccctcccagctgctcccagagccaggagaAGCATCAGCACACCCATCCTGGCAGGATCCGAGAATATTCACCCCAGGGAACAGAACCTCCTCCCCttgccagccccagggaaggagaatgAGGACTCTGCTCCCCTTGCTGGTcctggcaggaggtggaggaggagaagcgTCTGTGAAGCCACAGCTCAAGAAACGCCCTGGGCTCCTACCCAGAGAAGGAGAAGTACAAATTCTGTGTGTGGGAAGGACAGGAGTGAACAAAAACActtggaagcagcagaaattcttGAGCTAAGATTGAAAGATGTTTCAGGCATCTCTGATTGTCTCAAGTGA
- the CDCA2 gene encoding cell division cycle-associated protein 2 isoform X1, with amino-acid sequence MFGGSKTPLKVKGNEQKEEASLPLSRAQKSCKVTKPRVIRAAKKENFTDGNQTRSPKRALKCPRGPEENVCPPQGAAGGWQLPGGCSGALRRDVLTEPPLPLHVKEHLSSSRAAPLGNDFRTPERDKAEGKPDFGLSEQRQKPVDFAAVISAECGTAQESFGTRPTGTSPTPLKFRRRSTIGLRGSPENNTLIRYLAQQRSSRQKEAFTQISPFKPANVRSLKDKINTFQASFESLQEAEGEPGLSHLGEPSQQGGACKLIEYPAQNKAPFNKEPNLEQQSGKFMSGNRGAALKENLRENGTRSSRSELRICSILSPRGAVTVTDPAAAQEWVYEQQNPNKPLDTAVAGDTLEAGHVSQLCACSAGDSREHGGSGDAVAELSTREAGAVPGSPASSDLSQSSSLLRSILKKTPARELVASPRAESVLAPRMSLQEYLDSAVDGGGDEPAAVSNCVKASEALQTERTDSQSSKTPKKKKVTFGEVLSPEIFDQSLPANTPLRRGASPGCPQGQSPWARPGLSEEPLPLLDFGWDDEGVEPLPEFPEGSVAAESPSAVDSAEVSETDKPDVITAHSAKRKQCRAMTQEPDWSSSGAMNTDNDKDTKDPRRSKIQRQRNPTTAAPKKSQKKTRPSYGKRRKKKVKKSLYGEREMASKKPLLSPIPEIPEVFSSVASPSSPKADALSTEGASVGDAKRRDACRDAPQEPQAGRMRGKGLCDAALCPSPGLLEEAAAPSSGPGDAEVPGSLKPAPGAAPEKGEETSCEKEAKESSSLTEKEESQASLTGLEILERQDVQEGAQRAKCPQKDSVRPDLARRRRRRSSSAFYFPPVENLGITGADLPVCSYNVEEVLSVPRAKEGSLQACRRRSSASAEVRVRRSMRLSKDAATKGLAWIQLPTEIPQQPPLPAAPRARRSISTPILAGSENIHPREQNLLPLPAPGKENEDSAPLAGPGRRWRRRSVCEATAQETPWAPTQRRRSTNSVCGKDRSEQKHLEAAEILELRLKDVSGISDCLK; translated from the exons ATGTTCGGAGGATCTAAAACTCCCCTGAAAGTTAAAGGAAATGAACAGAAGGAAGAGGCCTCTCTCCCTCTGTCAAGAGCCCAGAAGAGCTGCAAAGTGACCAAACCCCGAGTCATCAGAGCAGCCAAGAAGGAGAATTTCACTGACGGGAACCAGACACGGTCACCAAAACGTGCCCTGAAGTGCCCCAGAGGCCCCGAGGAGAATGTGTGTCCCCcccagggggctgctgggggctggcagctccctgggggctgctctggggcactCAGGAGGGATGTGCTCACTGAGCCCCCCCTGCCTTTGCACGTGAAGGAACATTTGTCCAGCAGCCGAGCTGCTCCCTTGGGAAATGACTTCCGCACTCCTGAGAGGGACAAAGCGGAAGGAAAACCTGATTTTGGACTGTCTGAACAGAGGCAAAAGCCCGTTGACTTTGCTGCTGTGATAAGTGCTGAGTGTGGGACTGCTCAGGAGAGCTTTGGAACACGACCCACAG GGACTTCCCCAACTCCTCTGAAGTTTAGGAGAAGATCAACCATCGGGCTGAGGGGGTCGCCAGAAAACAACACCCTGATCCGCTACCTGgcccagcagaggagcagcaggcagaaagaaGCTTTCACCCAG ATCAGCCCTTTTAAACCTGCGAATGTGAGGTCGCTGAAGGACAAGATCAACACTTTCCAAGCCTCCTTTGAATCTCTGCAAGAGGCTGAGGGGGAGCCCGGGCTCTCACACCTGGGGGAGCCTTCCCAGCAAGGAGGTGCCTGTAAGCTGATTGAATATCCTG CTCAGAACAAAGCACCTTTTAACAAAGAGCCaaacctggagcagcagagtggAAAGTTCATGTCGGGCaacagaggagctgctctgaaagaaaatttaagagaaaatgggaccaggagcagcaggagtgagCTCAGGATCTGCAGCATCTTGTCCCCACGAGGAGCTGTGACTGTCActgaccctgctgctgcacag GAATGGGTTTATGAGCAGCAAAATCCTAATAAACCCTTGGACACTGCTGTAGCTGGAGACACCCTGGAAGCAGGCCACG tgtcccagctgtgtgcttGCTCTGCAGGGGACAGCCGGGAGCACGGTGGCTCTGGAGATGCTGTCGCAGAGCTCAGCACGAGggaggctggggctgtccctgggagccctgccagcagcgacctgtcccagagcagctccctgctgagaTCCATCCTGAAGAAAACCCCGGCCAGGGAGCTCGtggccagccccagggctgagtCAGTGCTCGCACCGAGGATGAGCTTGCAG GAATACTTAGACAGTGCCGTTGATGGAGGAGGAGATGAACCTGCTGCGGTCTCCAATTGTGTAAAAGCCTCTGAAGCATTGCAAACAG AGAGAACTGACAGTCAGAGCTCCAAAAcaccaaagaagaaaaaagtgactTTTGGGGAAGTTCTGAGCCCCGAAATCTTTGACCAGAGCCTGCCTGCCAATACCCCCTTGCGCAGAGGAGcctccccagggtgtccccaagggcAGAGCCCCTGGGCAAGGCCGGGCCTCTCCGAGGAGCCTTTGCCCCTCCTGGATTTTGGTTGGGATGAT GAAGGTGTTGAGCCTCTCCCGGAATTCCCGGAAGGTTCTGTTGCTGCAGAATCCCCTTCAGCTGTTGACAGTGCAGAAG taTCAGAGACTGACAAACCTGATGTGATAACAGCTCATTCTGCTAAGAGGAAG CAGTGCAGGGCCATGACACAGGAGCCTgactggagcagctctggagccatGAACACTGATAACGACAAAGACACTAAAGATCCAAGAAGGAGCAAGATTCAGAGACAGAGGAACCcaaccacagctgctcccaagaAGAGCCAG aaaaaaacccgCCCAAGCtatgggaaaagaagaaagaaaaaagtcaagAAATCTTTGTATGGGGAAAGAGAAATGGCTTCAAAGAAACCCCTTCTCAGCCCTATCCCTGAAATCCCAGAGGTTTTCTCTTCTGTGGCATCTCCAAGCTCACCAAAGGCAGATGCACTTTCTACAG AGGGTGCAAGTGTGGGTGATGCCAAACGCAGGGATGCCTGCAGGGACGctccccaggagccacaggctgGAAGGATGCGTGGGAAGGGGCTCTGTGACGCTGCTCTGTGCCCAagccctgggctcctggaggaggcagcagcccccagctctgggcCTGGAGACGCCGAGGTGCCGGGGAGCCTGAAGCCCGCTCCTGGCGCTGCTCCTGAG AAAGGTGAAGAGACTTCAtgtgaaaaagaagcaaaagaaagcagttccttgacagaaaaggaagaatcaCAAGCAAGTCTAACTGGGCTGGAAATTCTGGAACGACAGGACGTGCAGGAGGGTGCCCAGAGAGCCAAGTGTCCTCAAAAGGATTCTGTCAGACCTGATCTggcaaggaggagaagaagaagaagcagcagtgcCTTCTACTTCCCTCCTGTTGAAAACTTGGGAATAACTGGGGCTGATCTTCCAGTTTGCTCTTACAACGTGGAGGAAGTTTTATCAGTCCCCCGGGCAAAGGAGGGGTCCCTGCAggcctgcaggaggaggagcagtgccagtgctgagGTCAGGGTGAGGCGCAGCATGAGGCTGAGCAAGGATGCAGCCACTAAGGGCCTTGCATGGATTCAGCTTCCCACTGAGattccccagcagcctcccctcccagctgctcccagagccaggagaAGCATCAGCACACCCATCCTGGCAGGATCCGAGAATATTCACCCCAGGGAACAGAACCTCCTCCCCttgccagccccagggaaggagaatgAGGACTCTGCTCCCCTTGCTGGTcctggcaggaggtggaggaggagaagcgTCTGTGAAGCCACAGCTCAAGAAACGCCCTGGGCTCCTACCCAGAGAAGGAGAAGTACAAATTCTGTGTGTGGGAAGGACAGGAGTGAACAAAAACActtggaagcagcagaaattcttGAGCTAAGATTGAAAGATGTTTCAGGCATCTCTGATTGTCTCAAGTGA
- the CDCA2 gene encoding cell division cycle-associated protein 2 isoform X3: MFGGSKTPLKVKGNEQKEEASLPLSRAQKSCKVTKPRVIRAAKKENFTDGNQTRSPKRALKCPRGPEENVCPPQGAAGGWQLPGGCSGALRRDVLTEPPLPLHVKEHLSSSRAAPLGNDFRTPERDKAEGKPDFGLSEQRQKPVDFAAVISAECGTAQESFGTRPTGTSPTPLKFRRRSTIGLRGSPENNTLIRYLAQQRSSRQKEAFTQISPFKPANVRSLKDKINTFQASFESLQEAEGEPGLSHLGEPSQQGGACKLIEYPAQNKAPFNKEPNLEQQSGKFMSGNRGAALKENLRENGTRSSRSELRICSILSPRGAVTVTDPAAAQEWVYEQQNPNKPLDTAVAGDTLEAGHGDSREHGGSGDAVAELSTREAGAVPGSPASSDLSQSSSLLRSILKKTPARELVASPRAESVLAPRMSLQEYLDSAVDGGGDEPAAVSNCVKASEALQTERTDSQSSKTPKKKKVTFGEVLSPEIFDQSLPANTPLRRGASPGCPQGQSPWARPGLSEEPLPLLDFGWDDEGVEPLPEFPEGSVAAESPSAVDSAEVSETDKPDVITAHSAKRKQCRAMTQEPDWSSSGAMNTDNDKDTKDPRRSKIQRQRNPTTAAPKKSQKKTRPSYGKRRKKKVKKSLYGEREMASKKPLLSPIPEIPEVFSSVASPSSPKADALSTEGASVGDAKRRDACRDAPQEPQAGRMRGKGLCDAALCPSPGLLEEAAAPSSGPGDAEVPGSLKPAPGAAPEKGEETSCEKEAKESSSLTEKEESQASLTGLEILERQDVQEGAQRAKCPQKDSVRPDLARRRRRRSSSAFYFPPVENLGITGADLPVCSYNVEEVLSVPRAKEGSLQACRRRSSASAEVRVRRSMRLSKDAATKGLAWIQLPTEIPQQPPLPAAPRARRSISTPILAGSENIHPREQNLLPLPAPGKENEDSAPLAGPGRRWRRRSVCEATAQETPWAPTQRRRSTNSVCGKDRSEQKHLEAAEILELRLKDVSGISDCLK, encoded by the exons ATGTTCGGAGGATCTAAAACTCCCCTGAAAGTTAAAGGAAATGAACAGAAGGAAGAGGCCTCTCTCCCTCTGTCAAGAGCCCAGAAGAGCTGCAAAGTGACCAAACCCCGAGTCATCAGAGCAGCCAAGAAGGAGAATTTCACTGACGGGAACCAGACACGGTCACCAAAACGTGCCCTGAAGTGCCCCAGAGGCCCCGAGGAGAATGTGTGTCCCCcccagggggctgctgggggctggcagctccctgggggctgctctggggcactCAGGAGGGATGTGCTCACTGAGCCCCCCCTGCCTTTGCACGTGAAGGAACATTTGTCCAGCAGCCGAGCTGCTCCCTTGGGAAATGACTTCCGCACTCCTGAGAGGGACAAAGCGGAAGGAAAACCTGATTTTGGACTGTCTGAACAGAGGCAAAAGCCCGTTGACTTTGCTGCTGTGATAAGTGCTGAGTGTGGGACTGCTCAGGAGAGCTTTGGAACACGACCCACAG GGACTTCCCCAACTCCTCTGAAGTTTAGGAGAAGATCAACCATCGGGCTGAGGGGGTCGCCAGAAAACAACACCCTGATCCGCTACCTGgcccagcagaggagcagcaggcagaaagaaGCTTTCACCCAG ATCAGCCCTTTTAAACCTGCGAATGTGAGGTCGCTGAAGGACAAGATCAACACTTTCCAAGCCTCCTTTGAATCTCTGCAAGAGGCTGAGGGGGAGCCCGGGCTCTCACACCTGGGGGAGCCTTCCCAGCAAGGAGGTGCCTGTAAGCTGATTGAATATCCTG CTCAGAACAAAGCACCTTTTAACAAAGAGCCaaacctggagcagcagagtggAAAGTTCATGTCGGGCaacagaggagctgctctgaaagaaaatttaagagaaaatgggaccaggagcagcaggagtgagCTCAGGATCTGCAGCATCTTGTCCCCACGAGGAGCTGTGACTGTCActgaccctgctgctgcacag GAATGGGTTTATGAGCAGCAAAATCCTAATAAACCCTTGGACACTGCTGTAGCTGGAGACACCCTGGAAGCAGGCCACG GGGACAGCCGGGAGCACGGTGGCTCTGGAGATGCTGTCGCAGAGCTCAGCACGAGggaggctggggctgtccctgggagccctgccagcagcgacctgtcccagagcagctccctgctgagaTCCATCCTGAAGAAAACCCCGGCCAGGGAGCTCGtggccagccccagggctgagtCAGTGCTCGCACCGAGGATGAGCTTGCAG GAATACTTAGACAGTGCCGTTGATGGAGGAGGAGATGAACCTGCTGCGGTCTCCAATTGTGTAAAAGCCTCTGAAGCATTGCAAACAG AGAGAACTGACAGTCAGAGCTCCAAAAcaccaaagaagaaaaaagtgactTTTGGGGAAGTTCTGAGCCCCGAAATCTTTGACCAGAGCCTGCCTGCCAATACCCCCTTGCGCAGAGGAGcctccccagggtgtccccaagggcAGAGCCCCTGGGCAAGGCCGGGCCTCTCCGAGGAGCCTTTGCCCCTCCTGGATTTTGGTTGGGATGAT GAAGGTGTTGAGCCTCTCCCGGAATTCCCGGAAGGTTCTGTTGCTGCAGAATCCCCTTCAGCTGTTGACAGTGCAGAAG taTCAGAGACTGACAAACCTGATGTGATAACAGCTCATTCTGCTAAGAGGAAG CAGTGCAGGGCCATGACACAGGAGCCTgactggagcagctctggagccatGAACACTGATAACGACAAAGACACTAAAGATCCAAGAAGGAGCAAGATTCAGAGACAGAGGAACCcaaccacagctgctcccaagaAGAGCCAG aaaaaaacccgCCCAAGCtatgggaaaagaagaaagaaaaaagtcaagAAATCTTTGTATGGGGAAAGAGAAATGGCTTCAAAGAAACCCCTTCTCAGCCCTATCCCTGAAATCCCAGAGGTTTTCTCTTCTGTGGCATCTCCAAGCTCACCAAAGGCAGATGCACTTTCTACAG AGGGTGCAAGTGTGGGTGATGCCAAACGCAGGGATGCCTGCAGGGACGctccccaggagccacaggctgGAAGGATGCGTGGGAAGGGGCTCTGTGACGCTGCTCTGTGCCCAagccctgggctcctggaggaggcagcagcccccagctctgggcCTGGAGACGCCGAGGTGCCGGGGAGCCTGAAGCCCGCTCCTGGCGCTGCTCCTGAG AAAGGTGAAGAGACTTCAtgtgaaaaagaagcaaaagaaagcagttccttgacagaaaaggaagaatcaCAAGCAAGTCTAACTGGGCTGGAAATTCTGGAACGACAGGACGTGCAGGAGGGTGCCCAGAGAGCCAAGTGTCCTCAAAAGGATTCTGTCAGACCTGATCTggcaaggaggagaagaagaagaagcagcagtgcCTTCTACTTCCCTCCTGTTGAAAACTTGGGAATAACTGGGGCTGATCTTCCAGTTTGCTCTTACAACGTGGAGGAAGTTTTATCAGTCCCCCGGGCAAAGGAGGGGTCCCTGCAggcctgcaggaggaggagcagtgccagtgctgagGTCAGGGTGAGGCGCAGCATGAGGCTGAGCAAGGATGCAGCCACTAAGGGCCTTGCATGGATTCAGCTTCCCACTGAGattccccagcagcctcccctcccagctgctcccagagccaggagaAGCATCAGCACACCCATCCTGGCAGGATCCGAGAATATTCACCCCAGGGAACAGAACCTCCTCCCCttgccagccccagggaaggagaatgAGGACTCTGCTCCCCTTGCTGGTcctggcaggaggtggaggaggagaagcgTCTGTGAAGCCACAGCTCAAGAAACGCCCTGGGCTCCTACCCAGAGAAGGAGAAGTACAAATTCTGTGTGTGGGAAGGACAGGAGTGAACAAAAACActtggaagcagcagaaattcttGAGCTAAGATTGAAAGATGTTTCAGGCATCTCTGATTGTCTCAAGTGA